The following are encoded in a window of Primulina eburnea isolate SZY01 chromosome 4, ASM2296580v1, whole genome shotgun sequence genomic DNA:
- the LOC140829307 gene encoding small ribosomal subunit protein RACK1-like yields MAQEQLILRGTMRAHTDWVTAIAAPVDNSDMIVSSSRDKSLILWSLTKEDRNYGVARRRLTGHGHFVEDVVLSSDGQFALSGSWDGELRLWDLQSGGTARRFVGHTKDVLSVAFSIDNRQIMSASRDKTIKLWNTLGECKYTIQDQDAHSDWVSCVRFSPNALQPMIVSGSWDRTVKIWNLGNCKLRSTLTGHSGYVNTVAVSPDGSLCASGGKDGIILLWDLAEGKKLYSLDAGSVIHALCFSPNRYWLCAATESSIKIWDLESKSVVVDLKVDLKQESEMAAEETTQSVACKNKINYCTCLSWSADGSTLYSGYTDGVIRVWGIGRY; encoded by the exons ATGGCGCAAGAGCAACTAATCCTTCGGGGCACGATGCGCGCCCACACTGACTGGGTGACTGCCATCGCCGCACCCGTCGACAATTCTGACATGATCGTCTCTTCCTCCCGTGACAAATCCCTTATTCTCTGGTCCCTCACCAAGGAGGACAGAAACTATGGAGTTGCCCGCCGGCGCCTCACTGGACACGGACACTTCGTTGAGGACGTTGTCCTGTCATCCGATGGACAGTTCGCTCTTTCTGGTTCTTGGGATGGAGAGCTCCGTCTCTGGGATCTGCAATCTGGGGGCACAGCACGCCGCTTTGTGGGGCATACTAAAGACGTGTTGTCTGTTGCTTTCTCGATCGATAACAGGCAGATCATGTCAGCCTCTAGGGACAAGACGATTAAGCTGTGGAATACCCTTGGCGAATGCAAATATACGATTCAGGATCAGGACGCTCATTCCGATTGGGTTTCTTGTGTGAG GTTTTCTCCAAATGCCCTGCAGCCAATGATTGTTTCAGGGTCGTGGGATCGGACAGTTAAGATATGGAATTTGGGTAATTGTAAGCTGAGGTCTACGTTGACTGGCCATTCAGGATATGTGAATACTGTGGCAGTGTCTCCTGATGGGAGTTTGTGTGCTAGTGGTGGGAAAGATGGGATTATTTTGCTTTGGGATTTGGCTGAGGGGAAGAAGCTTTATTCTCTGGATGCTGGCTCTGTTATTCATGCTCTGTGCTTCAGCCCAAATAGGTATTGGCTGTGTGCAGCCACAGAGTCTAGTATCAAGATTTGGGATTTGGAAAGCAAGAGTGTCGTGGTAGATCTTAAGGTTGATTTAAAGCAAGAGAGCGAGATGGCTGCTGAGGAAACGACTCAGTCTGTTGCTTGTAAAAACAAG ATCAATTACTGCACCTGTCTTAGCTGGAGTGCTGATGGAAGCACCCTTTACAGTGGTTACACAGATGGTGTTATTCGAGTTTGGGGCATTGGACGCTACTAG
- the LOC140829308 gene encoding peroxisome biogenesis protein 3-2-like isoform X2, with the protein MWEFWRRHKRKVCITLGFFGGGYLFYKLYDARRSRLNDLEKQYAVERENDELIKAQIQAHFESVQGISDSTTLPHVMDLLHCRLAENLDLTQLTKRLIQGKGQPNTLSTSEKLELWDKLKILSFTKMILALWSMTMLSLYIKVQVNILGRHLYIDTARGLGSSHILDEAELIDRNDEQQFLACADYLSNYGLLALISYTEAVASEVLKGSQLKDFFSLSSLHEFIIQILDTLLSKGSPHHWVSYLMPDDAGAYKLVASSSTIGSDIARATKYELLMAETRAVVSSAEFGNIVDISLRALVSMMLEDLISEFGGSDLVSGMPLAKLLPRIARMTELLLQESNRNKYIQHIQTIPERFLVGFSP; encoded by the exons ATGTG GGAGTTTTGGAGGAGGCATAAGAGGAAAGTGTGCATTACACTTGGATTTTTTGGAGGTGGATATCTATTTTACAAACTCTATGATGCTAGGAGGTCTAGGCTTAATGATCTCGAGAAACAGTATGCAGTTGAAAGAGAGAATGATGAACTCATCAAAGCTCA AATTCAAGCCCATTTTGAGAGCGTTCAGGGAATATCTGATTCAACAACACTTCCTCATGTAATGGATCTATTACATTGTAGATTAGCTGAGAACTTGGACCTTACACAGTTGACGAAGAGATTGATTCAAGGAAAGGGCCAGCCGAACACTTTATCTACGTCAGAAAAACTTGAATTATGGGATAAACTCAAAATTCTCA GTTTTACGAAGATGATACTGGCTCTTTGGTCAATGACTATGCTGAGCCTCTATATCAAAGTCCAAGTCAACATATTAGGGAGACATCTATATATCGACACTGCACGAGGTCTTGGAAGTTCTCACATACTT GATGAAGCTGAGCTAATTGATAGAAATGACGAGCAGCAGTTTTTAGCCTGTGCTGATTACCTTTCAAATTATGGCCTTCTTGCCCTTATATCTTATACAGAGGCAGTGGCTTCTGAAGTCCTTAAAGG ATCACAATTGAAGGATTTCTTCAGTCTTTCGTCTCTCCATGAATTTATTATTCAGATACTTGACACTTTGTTGAGCAAGGGGAGCCCTCATCACTGGGTGAGTTATTTGATGCCTGATGATGCTGGAGCTTATAAACTTGTGGCATCCTCTAGCACAATTGGCTCCGATATTGCTCGTGCTACCAAATATGAATTACTCATGGCAGAGACACGTGCAGTTGTGTCAAG TGCTGAATTCGGAAATATTGTCGACATTTCGTTGCGAGCATTGGTGAGCATGATGTTGGAAGATCTAATTTCTGAATTTGGAGGTAGCGATTTAGTTTCTGGGATGCCGCTGGCCAAACTTCTTCCAAGAATTGCTCGGATGACTGAGTTGCTTCTTCAAGAATCAAATAGGAATAAGTATATCCAACATATTCAAACCATACCAGAG AGATTCTTAGTGGGTTTTTCACCATAA
- the LOC140829308 gene encoding peroxisome biogenesis protein 3-2-like isoform X1 — MWEFWRRHKRKVCITLGFFGGGYLFYKLYDARRSRLNDLEKQYAVERENDELIKAQIQAHFESVQGISDSTTLPHVMDLLHCRLAENLDLTQLTKRLIQGKGQPNTLSTSEKLELWDKLKILSFTKMILALWSMTMLSLYIKVQVNILGRHLYIDTARGLGSSHILDEAELIDRNDEQQFLACADYLSNYGLLALISYTEAVASEVLKGSQLKDFFSLSSLHEFIIQILDTLLSKGSPHHWVSYLMPDDAGAYKLVASSSTIGSDIARATKYELLMAETRAVVSSAEFGNIVDISLRALVSMMLEDLISEFGGSDLVSGMPLAKLLPRIARMTELLLQESNRNKYIQHIQTIPEVELFFTLLYSSTPTS; from the exons ATGTG GGAGTTTTGGAGGAGGCATAAGAGGAAAGTGTGCATTACACTTGGATTTTTTGGAGGTGGATATCTATTTTACAAACTCTATGATGCTAGGAGGTCTAGGCTTAATGATCTCGAGAAACAGTATGCAGTTGAAAGAGAGAATGATGAACTCATCAAAGCTCA AATTCAAGCCCATTTTGAGAGCGTTCAGGGAATATCTGATTCAACAACACTTCCTCATGTAATGGATCTATTACATTGTAGATTAGCTGAGAACTTGGACCTTACACAGTTGACGAAGAGATTGATTCAAGGAAAGGGCCAGCCGAACACTTTATCTACGTCAGAAAAACTTGAATTATGGGATAAACTCAAAATTCTCA GTTTTACGAAGATGATACTGGCTCTTTGGTCAATGACTATGCTGAGCCTCTATATCAAAGTCCAAGTCAACATATTAGGGAGACATCTATATATCGACACTGCACGAGGTCTTGGAAGTTCTCACATACTT GATGAAGCTGAGCTAATTGATAGAAATGACGAGCAGCAGTTTTTAGCCTGTGCTGATTACCTTTCAAATTATGGCCTTCTTGCCCTTATATCTTATACAGAGGCAGTGGCTTCTGAAGTCCTTAAAGG ATCACAATTGAAGGATTTCTTCAGTCTTTCGTCTCTCCATGAATTTATTATTCAGATACTTGACACTTTGTTGAGCAAGGGGAGCCCTCATCACTGGGTGAGTTATTTGATGCCTGATGATGCTGGAGCTTATAAACTTGTGGCATCCTCTAGCACAATTGGCTCCGATATTGCTCGTGCTACCAAATATGAATTACTCATGGCAGAGACACGTGCAGTTGTGTCAAG TGCTGAATTCGGAAATATTGTCGACATTTCGTTGCGAGCATTGGTGAGCATGATGTTGGAAGATCTAATTTCTGAATTTGGAGGTAGCGATTTAGTTTCTGGGATGCCGCTGGCCAAACTTCTTCCAAGAATTGCTCGGATGACTGAGTTGCTTCTTCAAGAATCAAATAGGAATAAGTATATCCAACATATTCAAACCATACCAGAGGTAGAACTATTCTTCACCCTCTTGTACTCAAGCACGCCCACTTCATAG
- the LOC140829309 gene encoding cyclin-dependent kinase D-1-like, with protein MAEVEQLISKKVADRYLKREVLGEGTYGVVFKAIDTKTGQTVAIKKIRLGKQKEGVNFTALREIKLLKELKDENIIELIDTFPHKGNLHLVFEFMETDLEAVIRDRNIVLSPADIKSYIQMTLKGLTFCHRKWVLHRDMKPNNLLIGSRGQLKLADFGLARLFGSPDRRFTHQVFARWYRAPELLFGAKQYGPGVDVWAAACIFAELLLRRPFLQGNSDIDQLGKIFAAFGTPKPSQWQDMVYLPDYVEYQFVPGQPLRTLFPMASDDTLDLLSKMFTYDPKSRISAQHALEHRYFSSIPPPTEPALLPRPPPKRESVNPKVSDFNPQEGPTVLSPPRKVRRVMPHREGFDLNAHHMDKTDVHGNEIRPTAGERSRQAPTSLDFSVFGMRPLNRPTINSADRSHLKRKLDLEFQLPEEE; from the exons ATGGCAGAAGTGGAGCAGTTAATTAGCAAGAAAGTTGCCGATCGTTACCTGAAGCGGGAGGTCCTCGGCGAAGGTACATACGGTGTCGTTTTCAAAGCCATCGATACCAAG ACAGGGCAGACAGTCGCTATTAAGAAGATTCGACTGGGGAAGCAGAAGGAGGGGGTGAATTTTACCGCATTGAGAGAAATTAAATTGCTCAAGGAGCTTAAGGATGAAAATATTATCGAGTTAATTGACACCTTTCCCCATAAGGGGAACTTGCATCTCGTGTTTGAGTTCATGGAGACAGATTTAGAAGCCGTTATCCGGGATAGGAATATAGTTCTTTCCCCAGCTGATATAAAGTCATACATTCAGATGACCTTGAAGGGACTTACGTTTTGCCATAGGAAATGGGTCCTGCATAG GGACATGAAACCAAACAACTTGCTTATAGGATCCCGTGGACAGCTTAAACTTGCTGATTTTGGTCTAGCTCGTTTATTTGGGAGCCCTGATCGGAGGTTCACTCACCAG GTTTTTGCTAGATGGTACAGAGCACCCGAGCTGTTGTTTGGTGCTAAACAATATGGTCCAGGGGTAGATGTATGGGCTGCAGCTTGTATTTTTGCTGAACTACTCTTACGTCGACCATTTCTGCAG GGAAATAGTGATATTGATCAACTGGGAAAGATTTTTGCCGCTTTTGGAACACCAAAGCCATCTCAATGGCAAGATATGGTATATCTTCCCGATTACGTGGAATATCAATTTGTTCCTGGCCAACCGTTGCGTACATTATTTCCCATGGCTAGTGATGACACCTTGGATCTTTTATCTAAGATGTTTACATACGATCCAAAATCAAGGATTTCAGCACAACATGCGCTGGAGCATCG GTATTTTTCTTCCATTCCTCCACCTACAGAACCTGCTTTGCTCCCAAGGCCTCCACCAAAGAGGGAGTCAGTCAATCCTAAGGTTTCAGACTTCAATCCCCAGGAGGGTCCAACTGTATTGTCTCCTCCAAGAAAGGTTAGAAGAGTGATGCCTCATCGTGAGGGATTTGATCTAAATGCTCACCACATGGATAAAACGGATGTTCATGGTAATGAGATAAGACCGACGGCTGGAGAGAGGAGCAGACAGGCTCCAACATCGCTAGATTTCTCAGTTTTTGGAATGAGGCCACTTAATAGACCAACTATTAACAG TGCTGACAGATCACATCTGAAGAGGAAACTTGATCTCGAATTTCAATTACCTGAAGAAGAATAA
- the LOC140829965 gene encoding beta-1,2-xylosyltransferase XYXT1-like isoform X1, whose product MHVRAKMYDPILSKSFSQHERKRLGVSALILCLVFALSICSTFKNRMHPLPMIGDGVDLDVSVNAAEDFILIDIEKGKSSKPIVNNDSNSQTSIGTNENRVQIMNTSAIISQQTVGNYTNLPISTSETGENVPVVNVTNVISRPPEIETKKVEPICRVQETMADYCEMEGDIRIQPNSTTIYLVTPPSNTPNTTNSWTMQPYPRKGIPYVKHWTVKWVSDEDVNVPKCTQNHTLPAMLFSLGGFSGNYFHDFADLITPLYTTSYRFKRDVHFLASDYKSFWVAKFQGLLEKLTVHEIVAIDKEKQVHCYDKLVAGLIYNQELRIKPVLGKSNEPSMGNFRRFLRKTFSLERKSAIRLKARDGTRPRLMVITRKRTRILTNEGEITGVARKLGYEVVLAEATSSSNMSRFAQVVNSCDVLVGIHGAGLTNMVFLPDNAVLIQIVPLGDIDRFAKLDFENPSGDMNIKYLDYKIRENESSLSEKYGKDHPVLRDPSSFHRNGWEGLKTIYLDNQNVTIDVHRFKETLAKALKLLRH is encoded by the exons ATGCATGTACGAGCAAAAATGTATGATCCAATATTATCAAAAAGTTTTAGCCAACATGAACGAAAGAGACTTGGGGTTTCTGCGCTGATTCTGTGCTTGGTTTTCGCATTGAGCATCTGTTCAACTTTCAAGAATCGCATGCATCCCTTGCCAATGA TTGGTGATGGTGTTGACTTGGATGTGTCCGTAAATGCTGCAGAAGACTTTATTTTAATAGATATTGAAAAGGGTAAATCCTCCAAGCCAATAG TTAACAATGATTCAAATTCCCAGACATCCATCGGGACTAACGAAAATAGAGTCCAAATCATGAACACAAGCGCCATTATCTCCCAACAAACAG TTGGCAATTAtacaaatctgccaatatccaCTAGCGAAACAGGAGAAAATGTGCCCGTTGTTAATGTCACCAATGTGATCTCCCGTCCACCag AGATAGAAACAAAGAAAGTGGAACCTATATGCAGAGTGCAAGAGACAATGGCAGATTATTGTGAGATGGAAGGGGACATTAGAATTCAACCCAATTCCACCACAATATATTTGGTAACACCTCCTTCAAACACACCAAATACAACAAATTCTTGGACTATGCAACCTTATCCCAGAAAAGGCATTCCATACGTAAAACATTGGACTGTAAAATGGGTATCAGACGAAGACGTAAACGTCCCGAAATGTACACAAAATCACACCCTTCCTGCCATGCTTTTCTCGTTAGGGGGTTTCTCTGGAAACTATTTTCACGACTTTGCGGATCTGATAACTCCGTTATACACAACCTCCTACCGTTTCAAGAGGGACGTTCATTTTCTCGCCAGCGATTACAAGTCATTTTGGGTGGCAAAGTTCCAAGGATTGCTTGAAAAACTAACTGTGCATGAAATAGTCGCTATTGACAAAGAAAAACAAGTGCATTGCTATGATAAACTTGTCGCCGGTCTCATATATAACCAAGAGCTTAGAATCAAACCGGTTCTCGGGAAGTCAAATGAGCCCTCGATGGGAAATTTCAGGCGATTCCTACGTAAAACGTTCTCCCTGGAGAGGAAAAGCGCGATCAGATTAAAAGCTAGAGACGGGACAAGACCTCGTTTAATGGTCATAACGAGGAAAAGAACTCGAATCTTAACAAACGAAGGTGAAATCACAGGTGTGGCACGAAAGCTCGGATATGAGGTGGTCTTAGCAGAGGCAACCTCGTCTAGTAACATGTCAAGATTTGCGCAAGTTGTAAATTCCTGTGATGTGCTGGTGGGGATCCATGGAGCGGGGCTAACTAACATGGTTTTCCTGCCGGATAACGCAGTGTTGATTCAAATAGTTCCCTTAGGGGATATCGACAGATTCGCAAAGCTCGATTTCGAAAACCCTTCTGGTGATATGAATATTAAGTATTTGGATTATAAGATTAGAGAGAATGAGAGCTCTTTGAGCGAAAAATATGGAAAGGATCATCCAGTTTTGAGGGATCCTTCGTCTTTCCATAGAAACGGATGGGAAGGGCTTAAAACCATTTACTTGGATAATCAGAATGTGACTATTGATGTACACAGATTTAAAGAGACACTCGCTAAGGCTTTAAAGCTTTTGCGTCATTAA
- the LOC140829965 gene encoding alpha-1,3-arabinosyltransferase XAT3-like isoform X2: MHVRAKMYDPILSKSFSQHERKRLGVSALILCLVFALSICSTFKNRMHPLPMIGDGVDLDVSVNAAEDFILIDIEKGKSSKPIVNNDSNSQTSIGTNENRVQIMNTSAIISQQTEIETKKVEPICRVQETMADYCEMEGDIRIQPNSTTIYLVTPPSNTPNTTNSWTMQPYPRKGIPYVKHWTVKWVSDEDVNVPKCTQNHTLPAMLFSLGGFSGNYFHDFADLITPLYTTSYRFKRDVHFLASDYKSFWVAKFQGLLEKLTVHEIVAIDKEKQVHCYDKLVAGLIYNQELRIKPVLGKSNEPSMGNFRRFLRKTFSLERKSAIRLKARDGTRPRLMVITRKRTRILTNEGEITGVARKLGYEVVLAEATSSSNMSRFAQVVNSCDVLVGIHGAGLTNMVFLPDNAVLIQIVPLGDIDRFAKLDFENPSGDMNIKYLDYKIRENESSLSEKYGKDHPVLRDPSSFHRNGWEGLKTIYLDNQNVTIDVHRFKETLAKALKLLRH; the protein is encoded by the exons ATGCATGTACGAGCAAAAATGTATGATCCAATATTATCAAAAAGTTTTAGCCAACATGAACGAAAGAGACTTGGGGTTTCTGCGCTGATTCTGTGCTTGGTTTTCGCATTGAGCATCTGTTCAACTTTCAAGAATCGCATGCATCCCTTGCCAATGA TTGGTGATGGTGTTGACTTGGATGTGTCCGTAAATGCTGCAGAAGACTTTATTTTAATAGATATTGAAAAGGGTAAATCCTCCAAGCCAATAG TTAACAATGATTCAAATTCCCAGACATCCATCGGGACTAACGAAAATAGAGTCCAAATCATGAACACAAGCGCCATTATCTCCCAACAAACAG AGATAGAAACAAAGAAAGTGGAACCTATATGCAGAGTGCAAGAGACAATGGCAGATTATTGTGAGATGGAAGGGGACATTAGAATTCAACCCAATTCCACCACAATATATTTGGTAACACCTCCTTCAAACACACCAAATACAACAAATTCTTGGACTATGCAACCTTATCCCAGAAAAGGCATTCCATACGTAAAACATTGGACTGTAAAATGGGTATCAGACGAAGACGTAAACGTCCCGAAATGTACACAAAATCACACCCTTCCTGCCATGCTTTTCTCGTTAGGGGGTTTCTCTGGAAACTATTTTCACGACTTTGCGGATCTGATAACTCCGTTATACACAACCTCCTACCGTTTCAAGAGGGACGTTCATTTTCTCGCCAGCGATTACAAGTCATTTTGGGTGGCAAAGTTCCAAGGATTGCTTGAAAAACTAACTGTGCATGAAATAGTCGCTATTGACAAAGAAAAACAAGTGCATTGCTATGATAAACTTGTCGCCGGTCTCATATATAACCAAGAGCTTAGAATCAAACCGGTTCTCGGGAAGTCAAATGAGCCCTCGATGGGAAATTTCAGGCGATTCCTACGTAAAACGTTCTCCCTGGAGAGGAAAAGCGCGATCAGATTAAAAGCTAGAGACGGGACAAGACCTCGTTTAATGGTCATAACGAGGAAAAGAACTCGAATCTTAACAAACGAAGGTGAAATCACAGGTGTGGCACGAAAGCTCGGATATGAGGTGGTCTTAGCAGAGGCAACCTCGTCTAGTAACATGTCAAGATTTGCGCAAGTTGTAAATTCCTGTGATGTGCTGGTGGGGATCCATGGAGCGGGGCTAACTAACATGGTTTTCCTGCCGGATAACGCAGTGTTGATTCAAATAGTTCCCTTAGGGGATATCGACAGATTCGCAAAGCTCGATTTCGAAAACCCTTCTGGTGATATGAATATTAAGTATTTGGATTATAAGATTAGAGAGAATGAGAGCTCTTTGAGCGAAAAATATGGAAAGGATCATCCAGTTTTGAGGGATCCTTCGTCTTTCCATAGAAACGGATGGGAAGGGCTTAAAACCATTTACTTGGATAATCAGAATGTGACTATTGATGTACACAGATTTAAAGAGACACTCGCTAAGGCTTTAAAGCTTTTGCGTCATTAA
- the LOC140830330 gene encoding WAT1-related protein At3g18200-like, translating to CSLTTFTFFFGLIQFLIIAAFVQRDPKHWQIQSDEEIFTIFYAGVISSGIVIYLQTWFIQKGGPVFVASFQPAQTVLVAGMAFVILGDQLDSGYDKTSVIGAVLVMIGLNIVLWDKAAAETNIKIQHNDETLTKHLLKCNNRGQECPGEADIP from the exons TGCTCGCTCACAACATTCACCTTCTTCTTCGGGTTAATCCAGTTTCTGATCATAGCAGCTTTTGTACAAAGGGATCCAAAACATTGGCAAATCCAATCTGATGAAGAAATTTTCACTATCTTCTATGCA GGAGTTATATCTTCAGGGATAGTAATCTATCTACAGACCTGGTTTATTCAGAAAGGAGGTCCAGTTTTTGTTGCAAGTTTCCAGCCAGCTCAAACAGTTTTGGTCGCTGGCATGGCATTTGTAATTCTTGGCGACCAATTAGACTCTGGATACGATAAGACATC GGTCATTGGAGCTGTCCTCGTTATGATTGGCCTCAATATAGTCTTATGGGATAAAGCAGCAGCAGAGACAAATATTAAAATCCAACATAATGATGAAACATTGACAAAACATCTGCTAAAGTGTAACAACAGAGGCCAAGAGTGCCCTGGTGAAGCTGATATTCCATAA
- the LOC140829310 gene encoding T-complex protein 1 subunit delta yields the protein MAAPAVSKPKTETFVDNKRKDDIRMANIAAAQSVANAVRTSLGPKGMDKMISTSNGEVIITNDGATILNKMEVLQPAAKFLVELSKSQDVVAGDGTTTVVVIAGSLLKSSLSLLTSGIHPTIISDALNKASIKAVEILSAMAVPIELTDRDSLVKSASTSLNSKVVSQYSTLLAPLAVDAVLFVVDPEKPDLVDLRDIKIVKKLGGTVDDTELVKGLVFDKKVSHAAGGLTRVENAKIGVIQFQISPPKTDIEQSIVVSDYTQMDRILKEERNYILSMIKKIKATGCNVLLIQKSILRDAVTDLSLHYLAKAKILVIKDVERDEIEFITKTLNCLPISNIEHFRAEKLGFADLVEEVSLGDGGKLVKITGIKEMGRTTSVLVRGSNQLVLDEAERSLHDALCVVRCLVNKKFLIAGGGAPEIELSRQLGAWAKVLHGMEGYCVKAFAEALEVIPYTLAENAGLNPIAIVTELRNRHAQGEINAGINVRKGQITNILEENVVQPLLVSTSAITLAAECVRMILKIDDIVTVR from the coding sequence ATGGCGGCACCCGCGGTATCGAAGCCGAAGACGGAGACATTCGTGGACAACAAGCGGAAAGATGACATCCGTATGGCCAACATCGCGGCGGCTCAGTCCGTCGCTAACGCCGTTCGCACCAGTCTCGGTCCCAAGGGCATGGATAAGATGATTTCCACTTCCAACGGCGAAGTCATCATCACCAATGATGGCGCCACCATCCTCAACAAGATGGAGGTCCTCCAACCCGCTGCAAAGTTTCTCGTCGAGCTGTCCAAGTCGCAGGATGTTGTCGCTGGTGATGGAACCACTACCGTCGTTGTTATCGCTGGTTCTCTACTCAAATCGTCACTTTCCCTTCTTACGTCCGGCATTCACCCAACTATCATATCCGACGCCCTAAATAAGGCTTCGATTAAGGCTGTCGAGATTTTGTCTGCAATGGCTGTGCCTATTGAGCTAACTGATCGTGATTCCTTGGTTAAATCGGCCTCCACATCGTTAAATTCAAAAGTGGTTTCACAGTATTCCACACTTTTAGCCCCTTTAGCTGTTGATGCCGTGCTTTTTGTGGTGGACCCTGAGAAGCCGGATCTGGTTGATCTGAGAGATataaagattgtgaagaaaCTTGGGGGCACCGTTGATGACACGGAGTTGGTGAAAGGATTGGTTTTCGATAAGAAGGTTAGTCACGCTGCCGGTGGATTGACGAGGGTGGAGAATGCAAAGATTGGGGTGATACAGTTTCAAATTTCTCCCCCCAAAACTGATATTGAGCAGAGCATTGTGGTGTCTGACTACACACAAATGGATCGGATTTTGAAGGAGGAGAGAAACTATATTTTAAGCATGATAAAGAAAATTAAAGCCACCGGATGTAATGTATTGTTGATTCAGAAAAGTATTTTGAGGGATGCTGTTACAGACTTGTCGTTGCATTATTTGGCAAAGGCAAAGATTTTGGTGATTAAGGATGTGGAGAGGGATGAAATAGAGTTTATTACCAAGACACTGAATTGCTTGCCTATTTCCAACATTGAGCATTTTCGTGCAGAGAAGCTGGGATTTGCTGATTTGGTGGAGGAGGTATCATTGGGAGATGGTGGGAAGCTAGTGAAGATCACAGGGATTAAGGAAATGGGGAGGACTACAAGTGTTCTCGTCCGTGGATCAAATCAATTGGTGCTTGATGAGGCTGAGAGAAGTTTGCATGATGCTCTGTGTGTGGTGAGGTGTTTGGTGAACAAAAAGTTTTTGATTGCCGGAGGTGGAGCTCCTGAGATTGAGCTATCAAGGCAATTGGGTGCATGGGCGAAGGTGCTACATGGAATGGAAGGGTACTGTGTGAAAGCTTTCGCTGAAGCTCTCGAGGTTATTCCTTACACTTTGGCTGAGAATGCAGGGTTAAACCCGATCGCTATTGTGACTGAGCTAAGGAATAGGCACGCACAGGGAGAGATAAATGCAGGTATCAATGTAAGGAAGGGGCAGATCACTAACATTTTGGAGGAGAATGTGGTGCAGCCTCTCTTGGTGAGCACAAGTGCGATTACATTGGCCGCAGAGTGTGTTCGTATGATCTTGAAGATTGATGACATAGTTACTGTGAGGTAG